In a single window of the Sphingosinicella microcystinivorans genome:
- a CDS encoding DUF6998 domain-containing protein, giving the protein MERVKLPEPVAQIYRAVAELEALYPGRKFTPDGHLVGSIGEVVAAEAKKLKLYNASAPAHDAEDEFGRKVQIKMTGGRSVAMYADCEWLIVLRIVSPEEAEIVYDGPGAPVWARAGNVGKNGQHIVSLSRLRRIAAEISDAIE; this is encoded by the coding sequence ATGGAACGCGTAAAACTCCCCGAACCTGTCGCTCAAATCTATCGCGCTGTTGCGGAGCTGGAGGCGCTTTATCCGGGGCGAAAATTCACACCGGATGGCCACCTCGTTGGTTCGATTGGTGAGGTCGTGGCGGCGGAGGCAAAAAAGCTGAAGCTCTACAACGCGAGTGCGCCCGCTCACGATGCCGAAGATGAGTTTGGCAGAAAGGTACAGATCAAGATGACGGGCGGCCGCAGCGTTGCGATGTATGCGGACTGCGAGTGGTTAATCGTTCTCAGGATCGTTTCGCCCGAGGAGGCCGAGATCGTTTATGATGGGCCGGGCGCACCGGTGTGGGCGCGGGCCGGTAACGTCGGCAAGAATGGCCAACATATCGTCAGCCTGTCACGCCTCAGACGAATTGCCGCCGAAATCTCCGACGCTATCGAATAG